Proteins co-encoded in one Perca flavescens isolate YP-PL-M2 chromosome 11, PFLA_1.0, whole genome shotgun sequence genomic window:
- the LOC114563928 gene encoding uncharacterized protein LOC114563928: MTSTMISALMAWVCICLTLARLNNAGGHRDAHGRLAGQGELSDGNKQQFEAGPEDAADRSTPAPVWRFLQGTGKTPEISNFNQPQFRCSNGTLTLRFSPTRYTNLNLEDGTPLLSLPDRCHGSIHVSRQYLLVKLPYTGCYTATQAEEGKYQFQLHYFDNLLQKNMVGMAVCENPGMSPLVTCGTTSITVKLPRDTKLKEVKELDYFVNEAYSVRQQKTPNDLFVEISKLPDQDSGFEIVYLDSTGKLCTKLAICYQEKLSNRVKRALEDPDFEETPVEQFDLVHSRKDTGMRKDTQLIQLMETATEVNSETVGEGDSKELFELWGIEDIPDEVYDEITTPTAPTITTTNSTKTTVASATSCP; encoded by the exons ATGACTTCTACCATGATTTCTGCTCTGATGGCTTGGGTTTGTATCTGTTTAACACTAGCCCGGCTCAACAACGCAGGAGGTCACCGAGACGCACACGGAAGGTTGGCCGGCCAGGGCGAGCTTTCTGACGGCAACAAGCAGCAGTTTGAGGCGGGTCCAGAAGACGCGGCCGACCGAAGCACCCCAGCGCCGGTTTGGCGTTTCCTCCAAG GGACTGGAAAAACTCCTGAAATATCGAACTTCAACCAGCCACAGTTCCGCTGCAGTAATGGAACACTTACCCTGCGGTTTTCACCCACCCGATACACCAATCTGAATCTGGAAG ATGGGACTCCGTTGTTGTCGCTGCCTGACAGGTGTCATGGTTCCATTCATGTCTCTAGGCAGTATCTGCTGGTGAAGCTTCCTTATACTGGCTGCTACACCGCAACACAG GCTGAAGAGGGCAAATACCAATTTCAACTGCATTATTTTGACAACCTGCTGCAGAAGAACATGGTAGGCATGGCTGTCTGTGAGAATCCAGGAATGTCCCCACTGGTGACTTGTGGAACAACAAGTATCACTGTGAAGCTGCCTCGTGACACAAAACTAAAGGAGGTTAAAGAGCTTG ATTATTTCGTAAATGAAGCCTACTCTGTGAGACAACAGAAGACCCCCAATGATTTGTTTGTTGAAATATCAAAGTTGCCAGACCAG GATTCTGGATTTGAAATAGTTTATTTGGATTCTACTGGGAAACTCTGCACAAAGCTGGCAATTTGTTACCAAGAAAAGTTGAGCAATCGTGTCAAGAGGGCACTAGAGGACCCAGACTTTGAAGAGACTCCTGTTGAACAATTTGATCTGGTGCACTCGAGGAAGGACACTGGCATGAGGAAGGACACTCAATTGATACAATTGATGGAAACCGCAACTGAAGTGAACTCAGAAACTGTTGGGGAAGGTGATAGTAAAGAATTGTTTGAATTGTGGGGAATTGAAGACATTCCTGACGAGGTATACGATGAGATTACTACCCCGACCGCCCCCACGATCACAACCACCAACTCAACAAAGACCACAGTTGCCTCTGCCACAAGTTGTCCATAG